ATGTTATATAATAGTGAGTtgtggtggccaagtggttaaagtgtctaGCATTTTATCAATGCTTGCTGTCCACAGTGGAGTTATGTgtgattatttgtttattactatatctacatgtacGGTATATGGGTTTTGCCCCTTCTTAATAGCTAACACTATAGACTTTTTTCTTGTGTTCATACCTAGAATTTTGGTCCTATGTTTCCTGTTTTTAAAAGATCCATTGTTTACATCTCTGGAGTTAAGGCCCCTTGTTCCTTGTGCTGACATACTGGTATATCCTTGTGTAGCTATATTCAGAGTTAAGGCCCCTTGTTCCTTGTGCTAGCATACTGGTATATCCTTGTGTAGCTATATTCAGAGTTAAGGCCCCTTGTTCCTTGTGCTAGCATACTGGTATATCCTTGTGTAGCTATATACAGAGTTAAGGCCCCTTGTTCCTTTTTCTGACATACTGGTATATCCTTGTGTTGCTATATTCAGAGTTAATGCCCCTTGTTTCTTGTGCTGACATACTGGTATATCCTTGTGTAGCTATATTCAGAGTTAAGGCCTTTTGTTGCTTGTGTTGACATACTGGTATAGCCTTGTGTTTCTATATTCAGAGTTAAGGCTCCTTGTtcctttttagcccaccatcatcagatggtgggctattcaaattgctttttgtccgtggtccatggtctgtccttccgtccgtccgtccgttaacaattcttgttatcgctatttctcagaaagtactgaagggatctgtctcacatttcatatgtaggttcccctagggcccaagttgtgcatattgcattttggagcaaacggtcaacaaaatggccgccaggcagccatcttggattttgatacttaaagtttgttatcgctatttctcagaaagtactgaagggatctgtctcaaatttcatatgtaggttcccctaggccccttgttgtgcatattgcattttgggaccaatcggtcaacaagatggccgccaggcagccatcttggattttgatagttaaagattgttatcgctatttctcacaaagtactgaagggatctttctcaaatttcatatgtaggttcccctagggctctagttgtgcataatgcgtttttggatcgatcggtcaacaaaatggccaccagactgccatcttggattttgatagttaaagtttgttatcgctatttctcagaaagtattgaatgaatctgtctcaaatttcatatataggttcccctagggctgtagttgtgcataattcgtttttggatcgatcggtcaacaaaatggccgccaggcagccatcttggattttgatagttaaagattgttatcgctatttctcacaaagtactgaagggatctttctcaaagttcaaatgtaggttcccctagggctctagttgtgcataatgcgtttttggatcgatcggtcaacaaaatggccgccaggctgccatcttggattttgatagttaaagtttgttatcgctatttctcagaaagtattgaatgaatctgtctcaaatttcatatataggtgcccctagggccctagttgtgcttatttcgatttgggaccgatcgatcaacaagatggccgccaaggagccatcttggattttgatagttgaagtttgttactgctatttctcagaaagtactgaagcgatctgtctcaaattttatatgtagtatgtttgcaaaagtttgaaaagcagagaaaagaatcctctttccattgtcagacatagatccttctttggtgggtgccaagatccctctgggatctcttgttctgAATACTGGTATATCTTTGTGTTGCTATATTCAGAGTTAAGACACTTTGTTCCTTGTGTTGacatttaattgatttaattgaaGTTAATGGACGTAGGCTAGAAGCCTCTAtgtcaaaaaatcaaaatatacattacaATTATGTCAATGGTACAAGTATTTGTTAactcatatatatacatatatcaataattattataaatgttgtccTTTAAGTGGTTATCTAAGAGGATTTCGAAGTCTTTTGTGGTTTCAGCGTTCACGACTATTTCTGGTAAATTGTCCCAACTATCCACTACTCTGAAGGTAAACGAATTTCTCCTCAGTTCAGTACAGCAACGTTGTTTATACAACTTAAATTTATGCCGTCGAGTTCTTTCGTTTTTATCAAACACAAACAGCTCGGAAGTGACTTTTTCATCAAACTTTTTCTTTACTATTTTGAAAACGTTTATTAGATCACCTCGAAACCTCCGATGTTTAATTGTTGGTAATTTCAGTTTAGCTAAGCGCTCTTCGTATGTGAGATCCTTAAGTCCGGGTAGAAGTTTTGTAGCTCTTCTTTGTACATTCTCCAGCGTCTGGATATCCATAAGTTTGTATGGGCTCCATGCACTGGCCGCATACTCGAGATGCGGTCTCACGAGCGCCTTGAATAATTGCTTGAACATCGGTTCATCCAAAAAAGTGAATGCTCTTCTTATGATTCCGAGTACAGAATTAGCTTTGTTTATTGAATTTTGGATGTGAGTTCGGAAGTCCAAATTAGTGTCCACAGTGACTCCTAAATCTTTCTCGTTGGTGATTTTCTCCAGAACCACGTCCCCAGTTTGGTTTGCGAGTCGATATGTTCTATTGTTAGGTGATCCCTTGACCTGAAGTACCTTACATTTGTTCGGATGAAACTTTAGTAGCCAATCATCTGACCATTTTTGGAGATTATTTAAATCTTTTTGCAAGATTTCCTGATCCTCGTCCGTGTTCATCTTCCGGTATAATTTTGTTTCTTGTCCTTCGGAGTTCCCATTTGACCTGATTTCTGCGTTTAGCATACTCCTTATATCTATCTTGTGATTTAGTTTCTATAAATCTCGTCCATGCACGAGGTTTCTTTTTTTCCGAAGATCTCCACTTAAGGCTACGCCGTTTTTAGTGTGCGCTCCATAATTTCTCTTTTGTGGGATATGTTTTTCCGCAAACGTGTTGAATATCTTTAGAAACGTATCATAGGCCTCTTCAGTATTTAGATCGGACAAAGTTTCAATCCAATTTATTTCCTGCAGATCCCGTTTCATATTATTGTAGTTTCCTTTGCGGTATTTGTAACCTGTCTGAAAATTTGTATGTTCTCCTTTACGAAACACGTGTTCAAAATATAGAAGAAGATGATCACTGTTGCCTATAGGGCTATTGTAACTAATATCACTCACTGATTCTTCATCGCTACTCAAAATTAAGTCGAGGATATTCGCCTCGTTTCCCGTTCGAACTCGCGTACATTCAGTTGAATTCAGTTGAATTGAGGAAATTATCTCTCAGAAGTTCTATAAAATTTTCTCCACGTGTATCTCCCTGTGAAATCCATGTGTTCCAGTCTATATTAGGATAATTGAAGTCACCGAAAATTAGCAATCTCAAAAGCACTTTATCTGTCGAAACAGTGGTTATTAATTTATGTAGTTCATCATTGTTTTCCTTCTCTGAATTTGGACTTCGATAGACACAGCCAATCAAGACACTTTCCCTATCTGATGATTTTAGTTTTACCCAGACACTCACTTTAAAGGTTGTTTTAACATTAACTTCCACTGGTTTGAGGCCTTCTTTGATGTAAATGCCTATTCCGCGGCGTCGGTTTGGGTCGTGTTCATTGATAAAAAGTTCATATCCCGGGATGTTCAGTTCTGCTTTAGTAGGTAGAAATCTATAATTCTTAGGGTAGATTTCAGTTATACCTATTACATCTATACTCGTTTTTTTCTCTTGAATCCTCAGTTTTAACTCACCCATTTTGTTTAACAGACTGTCTGCATTGGTGTAAAAACAGGTCAGCTTTTCCGATAGGGTTTGACCTGAGTTTTCGTTTTGATTTTCATGATTTTCCGGTTCCAAGGGGGCCCTCTCACGCGGTAAACAAAACCCAAATTTTCTTGTTCGTTTCTGTGCTTTGCTTCTGCCCTTAAGGCTGCCTCTTCCTCTCTTTCTGCTTTCGTCAAATCATTACTAATTAGAATAGATTTGAAATCACTATTTTGTAGGTTTCGGATGTTTTTGAAAAACTGAGCTTTATCGGAATTGCTGCCGAGGCTGATTAAGATGGGTCGTGATTTCTCGTCTTGCTTTTTGCCGAGCCTGATAATCTTAGAAATGTTACTTATTCCTTCAGGTGACACTTTGCACGTTTGCAGTAGCTTTTTAACTGTTTCTTCATCCGCCTGCTTCGTTTCCTCGTTATCCTTTTTTTCGTCGATCCCGAAAACTATaaggtttttagctcacctggtccgaaggaccaaggtgagcttatgccataccgtggcgtccggcgtctggcgtccgtcgtccgtcgtccgtcgtccgtcgtccgtccgtccgtccgtccatccgtccgtcaacaatcgacttcttctccataaccgctggtcggatttcaacaaaatttggctggtagcatccttatgggctacttactgaaaattgtacaaatgatggggctgaccccccaggggcctgaggggcggggccaaaaggggtcaatttggctatttccatataaacgacttcttctctgaaaccaagcatgggatagcacccataatgcaatggtagcatccttataggatggggattcaaaattgtacaaatgatggggctgaccccccgggggcctgaggggcggggtcaaatggggtccatttggctatttccatataaacgacttcttctctgaaaccaagcatgggatagcacccataatgcaatggtagcatccttatagggtggggattcaaaattgtacaaatgatggggctgaccccccgggggcctgaggggcggggtcaaatggggtcaatttggctatttccatataaacgacttcttctctgaaaccaagcatggg
The nucleotide sequence above comes from Argopecten irradians isolate NY chromosome 1, Ai_NY, whole genome shotgun sequence. Encoded proteins:
- the LOC138311214 gene encoding uncharacterized protein, translated to MLNAEIRSNGNSEGQETKLYRKMNTDEDQEILQKDLNNLQKWSDDWLLKFHPNKCKVLQVKGSPNNRTYRLANQTGDVVLEKITNEKDLGVTVDTNLDFRTHIQNSINKANSVLGIIRRAFTFLDEPMFKQLFKALVRPHLEYAASAWSPYKLMDIQTLENVQRRATKLLPGLKDLTYEERLAKLKLPTIKHRRFRGDLINVFKIVKKKFDEKVTSELFVFDKNERTRRHKFKLYKQRCCTELRRNSFTFRVVDSWDNLPEIVVNAETTKDFEILLDNHLKDNIYNNY